The genomic stretch GCCGGCCTGAAAGAGATTGCCACTTACGCCAGCGGCGTTGGGGCCTACAAGCGCTGGATTATCACCGACAAGGGGCAGACCACCGACTTTGTCACGCGCGCCCACGCCGCCGGCCTGCTGGTCCACCCCTGGACCTTCCGCAACGAGGCCACGTACCTTCTGCCCGGCTACGCGGGTGACCCTGAAGCCGAGATGCGCCAGGCCCTGCGCGCCGGGGTGGACGGCTTCTTTACCGACTTTCCGGCCACGGGCGCCCGCGTGGTGGGCCAGTACACGGCCCCCGAGGTGCGCAGCCCCCAGAACCCCGCCTACGCCCTGGGGACCAGCAGCGCGGCGGCCAACGTGGGCGGGAGCGGCGGCTTTGAAGGCGTGACCCTCAGCCCCGATGGCAAGACCCTGTACGCCCTGCTGGAAAAAACGGTGACCGGCGACCTGCCCGGTCAGCTGCGCCTGCACGCCTACGACCTGGCGGGCAAGGGGTGGAGCCTGGCGGGCCGCTACGCCCTGGACGACGCCGCCAACGCCATTGGCGATCTGACCCCGGTGAATGCCGGGCAGTACCTCGTGCTGGAGCGCGACAACGCCAGCGGCGCGGCGGCGAAGGCCAAGCGCGTGTATCTGGTCAGCCTGAATGAAAAGAACGCCGACGGCACCCTGAAAAAGACGCTGGTGGCCGATCTGATGAACGTGAAAGACCCCCAGGGCCTGGCCCCCAGCACCCAGGGCGGTGTGTTCAAGTTCCCCTACGTGACCATTGAAAACGTGCTGGTGCTGGACGCCAACACCCTTCTGGTCGCCAACGACAACAATTACCCCGGCACAGGCGGACGCGGCGCCGACGTGAAGGACGCCACCGAGTTCCTGTGGCTGCGGCTGGACACGCCTCTGACCCTGGCGCCCGGCGTGGGCCGGAAGTAGTCAAGCCCCGCCCCCATACCCTCAAGACTTTCTTCTGCCCCGGCGGCGGCGCCTGCGTTCAGAGCACTGTCAGGGTCCGCCGCTCACACTGGGGGCCACACCAAGTCAGCTGGGCCGAAGTGCCCACATCGTTTCTCCCCCTTGAGAAAGGGCCGCGCCGAGGTGTTCCCCCTCCAAGCGCGGCCCTGTTGTGTGGCGCTCAGGGCTCCTCGCTGTACACGTGGGCGCGGTGGTAGGCAAGCTGAGTCGGGTCCAGATGGTGGGCGCGCGCTGTGCGCAGGGCGCCGGGGCGGCCCAGCAGGCTCAGGTCGTGGGCCACCCCCACGCCGCCCAGGTCAAACAACACGTGGCAGTTGGGGCACAGGCACAGCAGGTTCTCTGGCGTGTCCGGGCCGCAGTGTGGCTGGCCCAGCGGGCGAATGTGCGCGGCCTCGGCGTAGGGGCCGGCGGGGGTGGAAAGGCGCAGGCCGCACAGCTGGCAGGTGTGGTCGTGCCAGGCCTTTACCTGCGCGGCGTGGGCGCTGGTGCGGCTGAGGCGCGTGGTGGCCTGACGCTCAGGCCGACTGGGCACCTGCGCCTCCAGCAGGAAACGCCAGATGCGGTAGCCCGAGCGCCCCACCTCGTGCCAGAAAGACGTTACCCAGTACAGGCCGTCGTAGCGGTAGGTGGACCCCACCACGCGGCGCACCACCCGCACCGGCTGGCCCAGCAGGTGGCTGCGCGCCAGGGCGAGGTTGCCGCGCGTCAGCAACTGGTGGGCGGTCTGCGCCCCGGTGCGCGGGTCACGCCCGCCCTCGCCGGTGTACAGAATCTGCTCGCCGCTGTCCTGGTCGTCCTCATAGCCGCCGGACAGCACCACCGACACGGCGCCGCCCAGGGCCGTGCCCGCAATGCCCGCCTGCAGCGGCCGGTGGACGCCTGCCTCGCTCAGGGCGCGGCGGCCCTCAAAAGACGTGCCGGGCGCAATTCCCGGCACTTCACCCACTGGTGGGGTCATCCTCAGCCCTGAAGCTGGGCGTACTTCCCGCGCAGGTAGGCCAGATACGGCTCCACCGTCATGGGCTGGCCGGTCACGCGCTCCACCAGTTCGCCCGGGGTGTACAGCCGGCCCGGTGCGTACACGTGCTCCCGCAGCCAGCCGTGCAGGCGGGAAAAGTCACCGCGCGCAATGTCGGCCTCTAAGCCGGGGGTGGCCTGCTCGGCCGCCGCGTAGAACTGCGCGCTGAGCACGTTGCCCAGGGTATAGCCCTGAAAGGCCCCGCCGATGCCGCCGCCGTACCAGTGCACGTCCTGCAGCACGCCGTCCACGTCGCTGGGCGCGCGCAGGCCCAGGTTCTGCTCGTACGCCGCGTGCCACGCGTCCGGCAGGTCGCGCACCGCCAGTTCCCCGGCCAGCAGCCCGCGTTCCAGCTCGTAGCGGGTAATCACGTGCAGGTTGTAGGTCAGTTCGTCGGCGTCCGTGCGGATGAGGCTGCGGCGCACCACGTTCACGGCGCGGAACAACTCGTCTTCGGTCACATCCCGCAGCTGCTCGGGAAAGGCGGCCCGGAAACGCCCAAACTGCCCCGCCCAGAAGGCCCGCGAGCGGCCCACCAGGTTTTCCCACAGCCGCGACTGGCTCTCGTGGACCCCGGCGCTCACGCCGCCGCCCAGCGGGGTGTCCAGAAACTCCTCGGCCACGCCCTGCTCGTACATGGCGTGCCCGGCCTCGTGCAGGGTGGAATACAGGGCGTCGGTGGGGTCGTCCTCGCGCACGCGGGTGGTGATGCGCACGTCGTGGGCGCCCAGCCGGGTCATGAAGGGGTGGGCGGTCAGGTCCTGGCGCCCGGCTGCTGCGTCGTACCCGTAATCGCGCGCAATGGCCTCACCCAGGGCCAGCTGCGTGGGAATGGGGTAATGGCGGGCCAGAAAGTCGGTGCGCACGTCGGCCTGCGCGGCTTCGTCCACCATCGGCACCAGCGCTTCACGCAGCGCCGTGAACACGCGGTCCACCTGCGCGGCGGTCATGCCCTCGTCGGCGGCGTCAATAAAGTAGTCCATGGGCGAGGCGAACTCGGGAAAGTACGAGGCCATCTGCCGGCTCAGGTCCAGCGTCTTGTCCAGCAGCGGCGCCATCCGGGCAAAATCATTGGCCGGGCGCGCCTGCACCCAGGCCGAGTAGGTCTCGCCCGCATGGCCCGAGAAGGTCTGTACAAAGGCGCCGGGCAGCCGCGTGGCGCGGTCGAAGTTGCGCCGCGCTGCGGCCAGCATGCGCGTCTGGGCCGGGCTGAGGTCAGTCAGGGCCCCCGCGTCGTCCAGCAGGCGGCCGTAGGCGGCGCCCGTGGCGCGCTCGTGGCGCAGGCCCGACAGCAGTGCACTTTGCCGCGCGCGCCCCGCCGCCGCCCGGGGCGGCAGGTAGGTGCTCTGGTCCCAGCCCAGCAGGGCGCCGATGCCGCCCAGGTCCGCCAGGGTCTGCCAGTGACGCACCAGGGCCGTCCACGTCTCGGGTTGTGTCATGGGCCCCAGGGTAGCGTGAACAGGCCGTACACTGCGCCTGTGGGCCCTACTGCAGACCGGCGGGCGCCGTGGCGCGTGGCGCTGGGCGACGTCATCTATAACTCGGACACGCCGGCCGGGCGGCTGTTCGACCTGTTTCTGATCGCCGCCATTCTGGTGAGCGTGCTGGCGGTGATGCTGGACAGTGTGGCGCCGCTGCGGGCGCGCTACGCCCCCACCCTGAGCGCGGTGGAATGGGGCCTGACGGTGCTGTTTACCCTGGAATACCTGCTGCGGCTGCTCAGCGCCCGGCGCGCGTGGCACTATGCCCGCAGCTTTTTCGGGGTGGTGGACCTGCTGTCTATCCTGCCTGCCTACGTGGCGCTGCTGGTGCCGGGCGCGCAGTACCTGCTGATTGTGCGGGTGCTGCGCCTGCTGCGCATTTTCCGGGTGCTGAAACTGGTGCGCTACCTGTCCGAGGCGAGCGTGTTGACCCAGGCGCTGCGGGCCAGCCTCGCCAAGATCACGGTGTTTCTGGCCGTGGTGCTGACCCTGGTGGTGATTCTGGGCACCCTGATGTACGTGGTCGAGGGCCCCGAGCACGGCTTTACCAGCATTCCCACCAGCATCTACTGGGCCATTGTCACGCTGACCACCGTGGGCTACGGCGATATTGCCCCCAAGACCCCGCTGGGCAAGGCGCTGGCTTCTGGGGTGATGATTCTGGGCTACGGCATCATTGCGGTGCCCACCGGCATCGTGACTGTGGGGCTGACCCAGGCCCAGCGCAGCGCGCGCCGTGAGGCCGCGCAGGTCATGACCTGCGCGCGCTGCGGCCTCTGGCCCCACGAACCGGACGCCCGCTACTGCCGCCGCTGCGGCGAGGGGCTGCCGGACCCCCCGGCTGCGTCAGAGGACCTATAGGGCCGCGCCCAGGTGGCCGATGTGTCTGGGGCCCGGCGCGGGGCACACTGCCCCCATGAACGACCGCACCCTGTCCAAGCGCCTCTCGTACCTGCTGCGCCACGCCCCGCACGAGGCGGGCCTGACCCTGGCCCCCGGCGGCTGGGTGCCGCTGGCGCCCCTGCTGGCCTGTCTCGGCGTTACCCGCGCCGACGTGCAGCGGGTGGTGGCCACCAACGACAAGGCGCGCTTCAGCCTGCGCGGCGACCAGATTCGCGCCAATCAGGGCCACAGCGTTCCTGTGGACCTGGAACTGCAGCCGCTGCCCCCGCCCGGGGTGCTGTACCACGGCACGCACCCGGGCGCCCTGGCGGCCATTCGCCAGCAGGGCCTGACGCCCAGAGGGCGCCACCACGTGCACCTGTCTGCCGATCCGGAGACCGCGGCCCGGGTCGGCGCCCGGCGCGGCCAGCCCGTGGTTCTGACTGTGCGCGCCGGGGCCATGCACGGGGCCGGGCACTTCTTTTACCGCAGCGAGAACGGCGTGTGGCTGGCAGACGCCGTGCCGCCTGAATTTTTAGTCCAGTCAAGCGCCTACACTGGGCTGCCATGACGCCTTCTCCGTGGCTGATCACCGGCCTGAACGGCACCCTGGCACCCCATGTGGCGCAGGTGCTGCGTGACCAGGGCCACGCGGTGGTGGGCTGGAACCGCCACACCACCCCGCCCGAGAATGCCCAGGCCGCCGAAGACCTGCTGAAGACCACCCGGCCCCAGGGCATCTTTCACCTGGCCATCGGCAGCGAAGCGTGGGCCGCGCAACTGGCCCGCTGGGCCGCGCGGGCCGGGGTGCCCCTGGTGCTCACCAGCACGGCGATGGTCTTTCACCATGACCCGGACGGCCCCCACCA from Deinococcus arcticus encodes the following:
- a CDS encoding YDG/SRA domain-containing protein — encoded protein: MTPPVGEVPGIAPGTSFEGRRALSEAGVHRPLQAGIAGTALGGAVSVVLSGGYEDDQDSGEQILYTGEGGRDPRTGAQTAHQLLTRGNLALARSHLLGQPVRVVRRVVGSTYRYDGLYWVTSFWHEVGRSGYRIWRFLLEAQVPSRPERQATTRLSRTSAHAAQVKAWHDHTCQLCGLRLSTPAGPYAEAAHIRPLGQPHCGPDTPENLLCLCPNCHVLFDLGGVGVAHDLSLLGRPGALRTARAHHLDPTQLAYHRAHVYSEEP
- a CDS encoding carboxypeptidase M32, coding for MTQPETWTALVRHWQTLADLGGIGALLGWDQSTYLPPRAAAGRARQSALLSGLRHERATGAAYGRLLDDAGALTDLSPAQTRMLAAARRNFDRATRLPGAFVQTFSGHAGETYSAWVQARPANDFARMAPLLDKTLDLSRQMASYFPEFASPMDYFIDAADEGMTAAQVDRVFTALREALVPMVDEAAQADVRTDFLARHYPIPTQLALGEAIARDYGYDAAAGRQDLTAHPFMTRLGAHDVRITTRVREDDPTDALYSTLHEAGHAMYEQGVAEEFLDTPLGGGVSAGVHESQSRLWENLVGRSRAFWAGQFGRFRAAFPEQLRDVTEDELFRAVNVVRRSLIRTDADELTYNLHVITRYELERGLLAGELAVRDLPDAWHAAYEQNLGLRAPSDVDGVLQDVHWYGGGIGGAFQGYTLGNVLSAQFYAAAEQATPGLEADIARGDFSRLHGWLREHVYAPGRLYTPGELVERVTGQPMTVEPYLAYLRGKYAQLQG
- a CDS encoding ion transporter, translating into MGPTADRRAPWRVALGDVIYNSDTPAGRLFDLFLIAAILVSVLAVMLDSVAPLRARYAPTLSAVEWGLTVLFTLEYLLRLLSARRAWHYARSFFGVVDLLSILPAYVALLVPGAQYLLIVRVLRLLRIFRVLKLVRYLSEASVLTQALRASLAKITVFLAVVLTLVVILGTLMYVVEGPEHGFTSIPTSIYWAIVTLTTVGYGDIAPKTPLGKALASGVMILGYGIIAVPTGIVTVGLTQAQRSARREAAQVMTCARCGLWPHEPDARYCRRCGEGLPDPPAASEDL
- a CDS encoding RNA 2'-phosphotransferase, whose translation is MNDRTLSKRLSYLLRHAPHEAGLTLAPGGWVPLAPLLACLGVTRADVQRVVATNDKARFSLRGDQIRANQGHSVPVDLELQPLPPPGVLYHGTHPGALAAIRQQGLTPRGRHHVHLSADPETAARVGARRGQPVVLTVRAGAMHGAGHFFYRSENGVWLADAVPPEFLVQSSAYTGLP